Proteins encoded within one genomic window of Candidatus Dependentiae bacterium:
- a CDS encoding collagen-like protein produces the protein MFTFFSSQNPLLEKYMNQKISKLFLLFVILFSLQKVIAQERLSDCFKNNTATTIRCRKKCRKKCKQRRTRPGVCCCHNLNVQANMDVHGRGRIRHLQVGDLAVKNQLTVQGVDSTVVIDLMNLIHNLSPEELRNVATVLGIIGAAGPQGAQGIAGVLGAIGAAGPVGAQGIAGALGAIGAAGSDGPAGPAGVAGAIGAIGAAGARGAIGATGATGIPGIGGILGYAYVYNTSPQVIALEADIAFDFNGLITSEITHSPGTSQIQTVSAGIYLFHFSVSGTEPSQFALFQNGNLVAGSIYGSGAGTQQNNGQVIVAAAAGDVFTIRNHTSAAAVTLAAAPPIGGTASAVNASVLIERIA, from the coding sequence ATGTTTACTTTCTTTAGTAGTCAAAACCCCCTATTGGAGAAATATATGAACCAAAAAATATCAAAATTGTTTTTACTGTTTGTTATTTTATTTTCTTTACAAAAAGTAATTGCACAAGAACGGTTATCTGATTGTTTTAAAAATAATACAGCAACTACAATAAGATGTAGAAAAAAATGTAGAAAAAAATGTAAACAACGTAGGACTCGCCCTGGTGTATGTTGTTGCCATAATTTGAACGTACAGGCTAACATGGATGTACACGGCAGAGGTCGCATCCGTCATCTCCAGGTAGGTGATTTAGCAGTTAAAAATCAGCTTACTGTACAGGGTGTTGATAGTACTGTTGTAATTGATTTAATGAATCTAATACATAATCTTAGCCCTGAAGAGCTAAGAAACGTTGCAACGGTATTGGGAATAATTGGAGCAGCTGGTCCTCAAGGAGCTCAGGGTATTGCTGGTGTACTGGGAGCTATTGGAGCAGCCGGGCCAGTAGGGGCTCAAGGTATTGCTGGTGCTTTAGGTGCTATTGGTGCAGCTGGTTCAGATGGTCCAGCAGGTCCAGCAGGAGTAGCAGGAGCAATTGGCGCCATTGGAGCTGCAGGAGCACGCGGTGCAATTGGTGCAACAGGAGCTACCGGTATACCTGGTATAGGTGGCATACTTGGCTATGCGTACGTTTATAATACAAGCCCTCAAGTAATAGCCCTTGAAGCAGATATTGCATTTGATTTCAATGGGCTGATCACGTCGGAAATAACCCATTCTCCTGGAACATCTCAAATACAAACTGTTTCTGCTGGTATTTATCTATTTCATTTTTCTGTATCGGGAACTGAGCCAAGTCAATTTGCTCTATTTCAAAATGGAAATCTAGTGGCGGGATCTATTTATGGTTCAGGAGCTGGTACTCAGCAGAATAATGGACAGGTAATAGTAGCAGCAGCCGCAGGAGATGTTTTTACCATACGAAACCATACCTCCGCAGCAGCAGTTACTCTCGCAGCAGCTCCCCCTATTGGAGGAACAGCATCTGCCGTAAATGCTTCTGTTCTTATTGAAAGAATAGCTTAG
- a CDS encoding 2,3-bisphosphoglycerate-independent phosphoglycerate mutase produces the protein MKQGPTLLVILDGFGYNQDSTNNAIFHAKTHTIMDWFNQYPSSLLQASGPAVGLLPGMIGNSEVGHMTIGSGRILEQPATLITHALEKNIYAHEEIFKKQFKYIKESNKTLHFIGLLSDAGVHSLESHLLDLLKLAVSQGITNIVVHPFLDGRDVPPQSAALYLTRLETLLSTLGVGVIGTIHGRFYAMDRDNNWDRTKKSYTMLTELHPSEYSSWQQILEHYYKQAIYDEFIPPLSLSRDTHIKTGDAVIFFNFREDRARQLTHALVDESFTKFDRTLVPIEWFVAGIQYYPELHCSVLCSRPQINDSFADVLEQAHKSIFSIAETEKYAHITYFLNGGREILRAKETRVLIPSLGCITYKDCPEMSGKQITQQVIQSLETNPADVYIINYAHADMVGHSGDFAATTKAVEYLNGYLQKLYTSAVEKLNGTVYITADHGKAEDMFYSTAQQPRTAHTTNLVPFIMIRQDLKNKHYTLPLTQLANIAPFILEQLQLPVPKSMLKP, from the coding sequence ATGAAACAAGGACCTACTCTTTTAGTTATACTTGACGGTTTTGGCTATAACCAAGATAGTACAAACAATGCTATTTTCCATGCTAAAACACATACAATAATGGATTGGTTTAACCAGTACCCTTCAAGCCTGCTACAGGCCTCAGGGCCTGCTGTTGGGCTACTGCCGGGCATGATAGGCAACTCAGAAGTTGGTCACATGACTATTGGGAGCGGTCGCATACTAGAACAACCAGCAACTCTTATAACTCATGCTTTAGAAAAAAATATATATGCTCATGAAGAAATTTTCAAAAAGCAGTTTAAATACATCAAAGAAAGCAACAAAACACTCCATTTTATTGGATTGCTTTCTGATGCTGGGGTGCATAGCCTAGAATCGCATTTACTTGATTTACTTAAACTAGCAGTCTCTCAAGGTATTACTAATATTGTGGTACACCCCTTTTTAGATGGCCGCGATGTACCACCGCAATCAGCTGCTTTATATTTAACTCGGCTAGAAACTTTACTTTCTACACTTGGCGTAGGAGTGATTGGTACAATTCACGGTAGATTTTATGCAATGGATCGCGACAATAATTGGGATCGAACTAAAAAAAGTTATACTATGCTCACAGAATTACACCCATCGGAGTATTCAAGTTGGCAACAAATACTTGAGCATTACTATAAACAAGCTATTTATGACGAATTTATTCCGCCCCTTTCCCTGAGTCGAGATACACACATTAAAACTGGTGATGCAGTTATATTTTTTAATTTTAGAGAAGACAGAGCACGACAACTTACTCATGCTTTAGTAGACGAAAGTTTTACCAAGTTTGATCGTACTCTTGTGCCTATTGAATGGTTTGTGGCAGGTATACAGTATTATCCAGAATTACATTGTAGTGTGTTATGTTCTAGACCTCAGATTAACGATAGCTTTGCTGATGTACTTGAGCAAGCACACAAAAGTATTTTTTCGATTGCTGAAACTGAAAAATATGCTCATATCACTTATTTTCTTAACGGTGGTCGTGAAATACTACGTGCGAAGGAGACACGTGTATTAATACCTTCATTAGGCTGTATAACCTATAAAGATTGTCCAGAAATGTCTGGCAAACAAATTACCCAACAAGTTATACAATCACTAGAAACCAACCCTGCTGACGTGTATATAATCAATTATGCCCATGCAGATATGGTAGGCCACTCAGGAGACTTTGCAGCAACAACTAAAGCAGTTGAGTACCTTAATGGCTATCTTCAAAAGCTTTATACGAGCGCTGTAGAAAAACTTAACGGAACTGTGTATATAACCGCTGATCATGGTAAAGCTGAAGACATGTTTTATAGTACCGCTCAACAACCAAGAACAGCCCATACAACTAATCTGGTACCGTTTATTATGATTCGACAAGATTTAAAAAACAAACATTATACATTGCCATTAACTCAGCTTGCCAACATAGCACCATTTATTTTAGAACAGCTTCAATTACCTGTACCAAAAAGTATGTTAAAGCCATAA
- a CDS encoding 16S rRNA (uracil(1498)-N(3))-methyltransferase produces MSLLSDVHEFAFYTPLVSTLITKQAHKDIHEITDSELVHRLITVLRLEKGDSFILFDRNYSLRATILGIQSKKLFILEVLSYQQNQVLTPLITWGLPILKREAFEEALYSLCELGVTAIQPLTTRKTGRSWGDEKELQRAQKILVAAAEQAKQFVVPVLLPVFSLELWLTKLDKDNNCHLFFDATGDPLSEVLPKISKNNYQELIILSGPEGDLTLAEKEDLKRSNFIFSKLTPTILRAQQAVTVGLGILRSLM; encoded by the coding sequence ATGAGCCTGTTAAGTGACGTTCATGAATTTGCTTTTTATACACCTTTAGTATCTACACTTATTACAAAACAAGCTCATAAAGATATTCATGAGATTACTGATTCTGAGCTTGTGCATCGCTTAATTACTGTGCTTCGCTTAGAAAAAGGAGATAGTTTTATATTATTTGATAGAAACTACTCGTTAAGAGCAACTATTTTAGGAATACAGTCTAAAAAGTTGTTTATACTCGAAGTTCTTTCTTATCAACAAAACCAAGTGCTGACACCGTTAATAACGTGGGGACTTCCTATCTTAAAGCGAGAAGCGTTTGAAGAAGCTTTATATAGCCTCTGTGAACTTGGTGTAACAGCTATCCAGCCCTTAACAACACGTAAAACAGGCCGTTCTTGGGGTGATGAAAAAGAGTTGCAACGTGCCCAAAAAATCCTTGTAGCAGCTGCTGAACAAGCAAAACAATTTGTAGTACCTGTACTGTTGCCAGTGTTCTCACTAGAACTATGGTTAACTAAGCTTGATAAGGATAATAATTGTCATCTGTTTTTCGATGCAACTGGAGATCCCTTATCAGAAGTTCTTCCAAAAATATCAAAAAACAACTACCAAGAGCTTATAATACTGAGTGGTCCTGAAGGAGATTTGACTCTAGCAGAGAAGGAAGATCTTAAACGCTCTAATTTTATTTTTAGTAAGCTGACTCCAACTATACTCAGAGCGCAACAAGCGGTTACTGTAGGTTTAGGAATTTTACGCTCACTTATGTAA
- a CDS encoding ankyrin repeat domain-containing protein, with protein sequence MKIFSALLSLVIQFNLSLLCMDISNQKSVNPMVYLPLQGHHHITPLAPALTHVTGYQPIIDTSGNRKLLGFHYYQPQAIQTVQGLTLVKVSDKLWVLTNGDIKDFHVGYVIYNGHYYHEPKTFFPITWPADKLTNYIVEMITNYFNWDTILEPFDMQAGKTAYSFSTYKFKLKGLTIHEPALTVIVKLIPAITSSMHIVTIYPEVYACGKPISPLTLEKIALQQQAATQRKQAGLIVTQHQQTLQNTSNSNGTGPQKSPLEQAAQDGDWQLISTLLEEDADFYDTNNGREQALFCALNRNDFYSTLSLLNRKTINNVNKEGVTPLIYALTREAPSIEILELLLGYGAADANMSDRYRLTPLMHALRLARQSNDMLSLSVAITQLLLEHKADPNKQDSNGNTALCYAIDYLQGKAEPFIKFLLKAHADPTATNHKGDTALSLAQKRNLHKITALLQKHVHKKSTWLNEHKATELMYACYKGDIQKISKLLANQVLVNISDAFGHTALYLACTNNHLEVTVLLLAAGADTCCVIDGHTLYDLVQVSKEIKQEIKDVLQKTYAHQMAPLLEQEQQKRKAAQERKTAVLQQFKQELSTGTLNQETLTALQPHVNSIINTQGQTPFLYAIKAQKYAVIQQLVHLQLSDKNIDNALTHASTTTDTLLLELLIDSKKLTTPQLHFLWNKAQEENNYLVLDIVATLLPQFRLGKILDALTTGNKNLVEQLLVNRPPLSDQHASCYLFKALELNESSLLELIIKLYPQTLTSTNHLGQTPIIAAAFEDKPALFEILYKAEPNDNLKLALLKQLRASKVPKKIFERVIQLITIEEGLCDARQLEQKSKAERVALEAQGYTSLMLSIYFEDNTDSTDIQEINTQASNTGITPLMLSTRHPKNNALLKLLSLPKIDIHAQDSNGKTALTHAIEHGNTEAIYQIMASGVFLTPTQASKTALKTPQAHTIFDKSFIIKLMPNLMLHNDIEGIKFLLNNGFKCFAKDKEGKSALHYAVDFNRVEIALLLLDAGIPLDTQDKNKTTAREHVNKINATTMEHILHCYELALASSRDIALLKKLDNPYFIEQKNNRSIFAIIIAATFGYNDVITLLLSTGFNDTNALMTAFIEAIRANKIATIALLLERGVDVNYASAQRITGLMIAAGKGHIDCVKFLLEHGAQVNYREAQGRNALDFALGGLQFSVASLLLENGAELNYTPMPHDACLQKAAYEGNTKLVELLLKKGAYPYVTTDGTFPLVAASEKGHTDIVELLLNTPKIDPNAQDQHGDTALIKACAFGHNGIVKLLIEKKANPNLPNNLGNTPLIIALDKGFIPIAKFLLEAGANPNILNKAGITALLLAASKDYTEIVELLLNAPGVDPNAQNQHGQTALTQAVAKGHIEIVKLLLTTKSDPQTQYESLKTALKAAKVYKRPEIKQLIIAALAQCQKSNKNNVQK encoded by the coding sequence ATGAAAATATTTAGTGCCCTTTTATCTCTTGTCATTCAATTTAACCTATCCCTCTTATGCATGGATATATCAAATCAAAAATCTGTCAATCCAATGGTATATTTACCATTACAAGGCCACCATCATATAACACCCTTAGCACCTGCGCTTACCCATGTTACTGGCTATCAACCGATTATCGACACCTCCGGCAATCGTAAGCTACTGGGCTTTCATTATTATCAACCACAAGCAATTCAAACTGTGCAAGGCTTAACACTAGTTAAAGTATCTGATAAGTTATGGGTGCTAACTAATGGCGATATAAAAGACTTTCACGTTGGTTATGTTATTTACAACGGCCACTATTATCACGAGCCTAAAACATTCTTTCCAATAACTTGGCCGGCAGATAAATTAACAAATTATATAGTAGAAATGATAACCAACTATTTTAATTGGGATACTATTCTAGAGCCTTTTGATATGCAAGCAGGTAAAACAGCCTATAGTTTCAGTACCTATAAATTTAAACTTAAGGGACTTACAATACATGAGCCTGCTTTAACTGTTATTGTCAAACTTATACCAGCTATTACTAGCAGCATGCATATAGTAACTATCTATCCGGAAGTATATGCTTGTGGCAAGCCTATTAGCCCTCTAACTCTTGAAAAAATAGCGCTACAACAACAAGCTGCTACACAAAGAAAACAAGCTGGGTTAATTGTAACACAGCATCAACAAACTTTACAAAATACTAGTAATTCTAATGGCACAGGCCCTCAAAAATCACCTTTAGAACAGGCAGCTCAAGATGGTGACTGGCAATTAATCAGCACCTTGCTTGAAGAAGATGCTGATTTTTATGACACAAATAACGGTCGAGAGCAAGCTCTATTTTGTGCATTAAACCGTAATGATTTTTATTCTACACTGAGCCTACTTAATAGAAAAACTATTAATAACGTTAATAAAGAAGGAGTAACTCCCCTTATATATGCCTTAACACGAGAAGCTCCGTCTATCGAAATACTTGAGTTATTGCTTGGCTATGGGGCTGCTGACGCCAATATGTCAGATCGCTATAGATTAACACCACTCATGCACGCTTTGCGACTAGCCCGCCAATCAAATGATATGCTCTCTTTGAGCGTAGCAATCACTCAGTTATTGCTTGAGCATAAAGCAGATCCAAATAAACAAGACAGCAATGGCAATACAGCTCTTTGTTATGCAATTGATTACCTACAGGGTAAGGCCGAACCATTTATTAAGTTTTTACTTAAAGCCCACGCAGATCCTACAGCGACTAACCATAAAGGTGATACTGCACTTTCTTTGGCTCAGAAACGTAATCTCCATAAAATTACAGCTCTACTGCAAAAACATGTACATAAAAAAAGCACCTGGCTCAACGAACATAAAGCAACAGAGCTTATGTACGCTTGCTATAAGGGTGACATACAAAAGATTTCAAAATTACTTGCCAATCAAGTATTGGTAAATATTTCTGATGCTTTTGGACATACGGCACTTTACTTAGCATGTACAAATAATCATTTAGAAGTTACAGTACTTTTACTTGCTGCCGGAGCAGATACCTGTTGTGTCATAGATGGTCATACTCTTTATGATCTTGTACAAGTAAGTAAAGAAATAAAACAAGAAATAAAAGACGTTTTACAAAAGACATACGCACATCAAATGGCACCATTACTTGAGCAAGAACAACAAAAACGCAAAGCTGCTCAAGAAAGAAAAACTGCTGTATTACAACAGTTTAAACAAGAGCTTTCAACAGGCACACTAAACCAAGAAACACTTACTGCACTACAGCCCCATGTTAATAGTATTATTAATACTCAAGGTCAAACACCCTTTTTATATGCTATTAAAGCTCAAAAGTATGCAGTTATTCAGCAGCTAGTACATCTGCAACTCTCTGATAAAAATATCGATAACGCTCTTACGCATGCCTCTACCACAACCGACACGCTGTTGCTTGAATTATTAATTGATAGTAAAAAACTAACAACACCTCAGCTCCACTTTTTATGGAATAAGGCCCAAGAAGAGAATAACTATCTCGTTTTGGATATTGTCGCTACCCTGCTACCCCAGTTTAGATTAGGCAAAATACTAGATGCTCTAACAACAGGCAATAAAAACCTGGTAGAACAATTGCTTGTTAACAGACCACCATTAAGTGATCAACATGCTAGTTGCTACCTTTTTAAAGCACTAGAACTAAACGAAAGCTCCCTGCTTGAACTTATAATTAAGCTTTACCCTCAAACATTAACAAGCACAAATCACTTAGGGCAAACACCCATTATAGCTGCTGCTTTTGAAGATAAACCTGCACTATTTGAAATACTCTATAAGGCTGAGCCTAATGATAATCTAAAACTTGCCCTGCTTAAACAACTGCGTGCTTCTAAAGTACCTAAGAAAATATTTGAGCGAGTAATACAGCTTATTACCATTGAAGAAGGTCTCTGTGATGCACGTCAACTAGAACAAAAAAGCAAAGCAGAAAGAGTTGCATTAGAAGCTCAAGGGTACACTTCTCTTATGCTCTCAATTTACTTTGAGGATAATACAGACTCTACTGATATTCAAGAGATTAATACTCAAGCGTCTAACACAGGCATTACCCCGCTTATGCTCTCTACCCGTCATCCAAAAAACAACGCACTTTTAAAACTATTAAGTCTGCCAAAAATAGATATCCATGCTCAAGATAGCAATGGTAAAACAGCATTAACACACGCTATCGAACACGGCAATACTGAAGCTATTTATCAGATTATGGCATCTGGAGTATTTTTAACCCCTACTCAAGCTAGTAAAACAGCGTTAAAAACCCCTCAAGCTCACACTATTTTTGACAAATCATTTATCATTAAATTAATGCCGAATTTGATGCTCCACAATGATATTGAAGGAATAAAATTTCTTCTCAATAACGGTTTTAAATGCTTTGCTAAAGATAAAGAAGGCAAATCTGCTTTACATTACGCTGTTGATTTTAATAGAGTTGAAATAGCATTGTTACTTCTTGATGCTGGCATACCTCTTGATACTCAAGATAAAAACAAAACAACCGCTCGAGAGCATGTAAACAAAATCAATGCAACGACCATGGAACACATTTTGCATTGCTACGAACTTGCTTTAGCTAGCTCTAGAGATATTGCATTGCTCAAAAAGCTCGATAACCCCTATTTTATAGAGCAAAAAAACAATAGAAGCATTTTCGCCATTATAATTGCCGCAACCTTTGGATATAATGATGTAATTACATTGTTATTATCAACTGGCTTTAATGATACTAACGCTCTTATGACAGCTTTTATTGAAGCAATACGTGCCAACAAAATAGCTACCATAGCCCTATTACTAGAGCGTGGGGTTGATGTTAATTATGCTAGTGCACAAAGAATTACAGGCCTCATGATAGCAGCAGGTAAAGGTCATATAGATTGCGTCAAATTTCTCTTAGAGCATGGAGCACAAGTGAATTACAGAGAAGCCCAAGGACGCAATGCCTTAGACTTTGCTTTAGGAGGATTACAATTTTCTGTAGCTTCTTTGCTTTTAGAAAATGGTGCAGAATTAAACTACACTCCTATGCCCCATGACGCGTGCCTACAAAAAGCAGCCTACGAGGGAAACACAAAGCTTGTAGAACTTTTACTTAAAAAAGGTGCCTATCCTTATGTGACAACAGATGGTACATTTCCTTTAGTAGCTGCAAGTGAAAAAGGCCATACTGATATTGTAGAGTTGCTTCTTAACACACCTAAGATAGATCCTAATGCACAAGATCAACATGGCGACACAGCTCTTATAAAAGCTTGCGCCTTTGGCCATAACGGCATTGTAAAGTTATTAATTGAAAAAAAAGCTAATCCTAACTTACCAAATAATTTGGGCAATACACCTTTAATAATAGCCTTAGATAAAGGCTTCATACCAATTGCAAAATTCTTACTTGAAGCTGGAGCAAACCCAAACATACTAAATAAAGCAGGAATCACTGCTTTACTCTTAGCTGCGAGCAAAGATTACACAGAGATTGTAGAGCTTCTTCTTAACGCACCTGGTGTAGATCCTAATGCACAAAATCAACATGGCCAGACAGCTCTTACACAGGCTGTAGCCAAGGGTCACATTGAAATTGTTAAGCTCTTACTTACTACAAAATCGGATCCTCAAACACAGTATGAAAGCCTTAAGACTGCCTTAAAAGCAGCTAAAGTTTATAAGCGCCCAGAAATTAAACAATTAATAATTGCGGCTCTTGCCCAGTGTCAAAAGAGCAATAAAAATAATGTTCAAAAATAA